The Octopus sinensis unplaced genomic scaffold, ASM634580v1 Contig19039, whole genome shotgun sequence DNA segment GGCCAATTTTGGTGAAACCAAAAATTGTGAATCCAGAGTTACAGATCCAAGTTTGTGAAATCAAGTTGGTGAAGCCGCAATTCTGAGTCTGAATTTCTGAACTGTATTTATATGTTACCTTTGTAAATACTTTGACTGCATGTATTGTGTGGCATTGGttttttgttaatgtatatatttgtttttgtatgtaggctgttttttccatgctgacaattgttaataatattttacaaaaaatttcatggtgtgttgttgttttgggttCATCCTATCTTTGTTGATTCTGTAAATTCGGGTTATGGCCACCAGGTGGTaacaatacagacagatatatgaatgtatggaaTTACAAACAGAACAGAAGACAATATCtggaattatttttctcttctcaacaagaaaaaaggaacaacaaaatctttatgaaaaagaaatatttgaaaatttaatacagatgattttaaaaatgcatatatgtctatatacatatatacatatttatatacacacacacataaataatgtaAGATATTTACAATCTAAGAGGTCAGTTCAAGGTGATCCTGTTAATGATTACATCATAGAGCACCTGTCATTCCCTCTGCCCAAATTAAGCCAAAATAGGTGTAGgtaagtaggtgtgtgtgtacctgtgagcATGTCTTAGCTGATTCAGTGAAATACAACACTAGAACAATCAATGGAGTCATGACTATAACTACATAAAATGTTCTTCagacaaagaaaacattattagctGTAGTCCTGGCTCCACTGAGTGATATTTGGTCTGTAGCAAGACACTAAGAAATTGGAAGTCATTCAAtacgtttctgtgtatatatatatatatatatatatatatatgcatttcaatTCTAGAGTGAATGGTATGTGCTTTGGCTCTCAAGAAATGTAAATTGCTTCATCTGTTATAGTTTTATAcataatatctgtgtgtatatacaggtgtatgtatgtgcacacacacacacacacacacacacaggcatggctatatgattaagaaattttatttgcaaccacatgattttcGGATTCAATACCCCTGTGCAGCATGTTGGGccagcatcttctactatagctttgtgagagaaattgatagatggaatctctctctctctctctctgtgtttttgttttagtaaTGTTTTTGCTTGAAAGACAAAAGCAGTGACATTATGCTGACAACTGCCAGTCAAGAAATCCTCCTTCAAAGACAAGCAGAATAAAAATCACTAACTTGAAAAAAGAGTCAGCAAGAGGAAGAGCAGCAGAGTGGAACGCTTCAATAAAAAGCGTTTGTCTAACCTATACTAAAGGGGGGGGGACCAAACATTAAATCTgcgaacaaatgtatatatatgtttgttgagtgtagttatatgtatgtatatgtgtatacaaatacatgtacttGTGTGAgtcgcacacaaatatacatgtgtgtacatatataaacagatagatactcatacaggtaaatacatatatacaaatatatctgtttacataatatatatatagacgtacatgcacatatatacattcatccatacatatatacacatacatacatatttatatattatacgcatgcacacacacattcatacacaagagaaatttttttattttattaccaaTCACATAGAACTGCATTAAACACTAGCAGTATGAAGCATGTGGCATCATATACACCTCTGattacatgcacagatacatacacgtgaaaatattcaaattcaaatatatggtttaaaaaaaaaccaagtaaACATTTGTGACAATCAAAGAAAATTCTCttttagccaccaccaccaccgccaccaccaccaccaccaccacaaccaccaccaccaccaccaccaccaccatagaatCTCAAACTTTGACCTTCACAATCATCACAtacgcaacagcagcagcagcaataaataacagtaacacaattgtcttcatttgttttttaaatctaaGTGAAATATGACTTATTTGGTGGTCGTGGCAGGCTTTGATTCAAAGTTGAAGTCTCTTTTTTAAAACTAGGattgtgatttaagggaaatttggctgctatttcaagcaataGAGCGTAATATCTAAAgacatacattgttttgtctcgtagtggtagtggtggtcactTTTTTTAAGACAAGTTGTGATTCAAGGgcaatttgacttctatttctaacaaGCCAAAATGTAGCGTTGGGGAAGTATGTCCCCCTCCCACTCCCGTTGACTTATATAGTGttgaaaggtggtggtggtggtgaccaaTTGAAAGGGACAGGTGAAGTGTTCTCAGTTTGTGGTTGGGTGATTGAGTGGATGGAGGGTGATGGAGGTGTGGAGCAAGAAGGAAACAAATGCATGGAGAAAGGGAGGGAGTAACAGGTTACTTTATGCTCCACCACCTCAGCcagtcatcattaccaccatcattgttAACATCAGTAATCccttattctcatcatcatcatcatcatcatcacctgtaTGAGCAAGCATAGGTGTACATTTTTCATCCTACTGTACCATCAACTGTTGTCatcagaaacatcatcatcactaccatccagCATCCTTAATACTCTATccccatcacccccaccccattATCAATcacccatcatcaccatcttttatCCTTAATACTGTTATCATCACAATCAACAACATTATTCTCACcttcccaaccaccaccaccaccatcaacaatgatagttagtagtagtagttttagttgttgttgttgctgtaatggCTTTAGCCCAATGTCAGCTTTGATTGAGCATATCTATTCATGATTAAAGGTTATGGTCATCCCATTTATTAGTTTCCGGCTATAACCATCCCATTTATTCATTTTCTAGGCACTATGTCCTGTGGACTGCATTATCCAATTTGTCTTTCacttttttgctgctatttctagcatgtcgggtgATCACATAGAGGCTCTCTTGTCACCAGGTGGCACTGGGAGGGATGGACACAGTGACAGCAGTGGTTGtggtcatagtggtggtggtggttgcagagCCAGTAGCAGTCTAAAcctccaccactactgccaccattaTTTAAACTACTTCAACAATGATGGTCAGACAGTCAGTCATTCTAGTTATTGCTTAAACCCTAAGGTCCAACCTAttcaaaggtattccagtcatgaccatcccattttttaaaattctaggcatattgtttttatcttttagtttacGGATGGTACAGTGTAATATTTACAGGAGAAACAGGgaatttcactgttatttctagtaagatGAGCAACCACATGGTCATTCCAGAATAACAGTTCTGTTGTTGATTCCATTCAGTAAGTGGATCAATTCCTTTGGCCAGAGAATCAGTGTGTCAGTGCAGTGAATCGATTGATCAGCTTAATATGGTGTGATCTTGAAGGCACTTATGTCATTTGGTTTGATGAAGAggtgagactgagagagagaggagttacTCTCATACAGCAAAGACAGAGATGTGCTGCGAATGTCCTTCagttttatatctttgaataaagaGTTCAAGTCCAcctagtaacaaaaaaaaaagaaacaaattaactaattagataatttcatttaaagacagttaaaaaaaaagtaaaaaaatcatTCAATTAAAAACGATGAGGGATATGCAagtgaaaattaacaaaataattttttttttactttcagagAGGGTAGGGCagtagccatgtgtgtgtgtctgtgagcacctgagtgtgtgttttcttcctttttcccctGGGTGAGAGATAAAAGAAAGTTACTCTTGATCCAAAGACTGGATTTGAGGGAGAGCTAActgatatttctaacagatcaagtaaCGATACAGAGGCTCCGTTGTCTCTGTGTTGTTATAGTAACAGTGTTAgtaggatggtggtggtagtgacaggtGTTGCAAAAGGTAGCTATAAGATTCTTACCTTTCCATTTCCAATTGTGCAACTGAGTCCCAGGTTGGGGAAATCACAGTCAAATGAGAAGCGGTGCAAGATGAGTGCAGCACTGTTCTGTGGCACAAATTTTAGGCTGGGGTCATCATCCTTGTTCTGCAAAGTGCGTAGGTTCAACAGATGCACATCACATGTCAGACCACTGCTACTGCCATCAAGGGTAGAAGAGAAGGAAGGTAACAGCTGAAGATCAATATTACTACTGTCGGGATTCCTTGGTGACACATACAGTGGGTGGATGAGGTGCAATGAAGTGAGATGGGCCAGCAATGAGAGAGGTTTTACTTGGTTCTTCATTTCAAGCTGCAAAAAATATATTTGGGGGAGATAGTTGATATAGTTTGTTAGAGCTttataatttcaaagaaaaattttaacaataattaaaaaGGAATCTGATTTAACAAGTTACTATACTTTCAAAAGCTCTACTCCACTACTAATTAGGACATGTAAGTTGTGCCAAATTAACATCAACATAGAAGAATGTAATATTATAGAGATTTTAAACTCTTCATGACACATCATTTAACTCCCCCGCCCCCTAGTCATGCAATCCCAAAAATGGCAATGCAccgaagtgaataaaaaaaaaagattaacaaTTCTCTTGTAATATTCTCTAATATTTAGGcttaaaaaccaaacaaaaaaatgcaATTCTATGCACAAATTACTGTGGTTGAGAAGAATTGTACATAATGCATAAGAGGGAAGACAGTGCTGGCATAGGTAAGTAATGTCTATGGAAAATTTCAGTCATGCCAAAACTGTTGAGCAGTCCAAGTGATGGAATTTGTGAAAGGAAGAGACCATGGGAAGAAATGGTGAAAGCTTGGAGGAATGGGGAGACAAAAATGGACAGAAAACtgaggatggtgatggtaatggtagtagtggtaggaTGAATAATAGAAACATTTGGGGGTCTGTTTTACACCCATTGTAATGTGGCTCTATTATAGACCATTTTGATAATGAATAAACAGCAACCTTATTATCATGGCTGATGACTTTAATGGATATGTTAGGCTACACATAGATACCTACTCATGCACACATGGAAGCTATAGATATAGTAAAAGGAATGAAGGCTCAGTGTTTTGTAGCACAAATGACCAAGACATTTGCAACGTTATCTTCCAGAAAAAAACCCAGTCACATGACCATCTGCTGCTCATGTGAACATGTATGCCAAAAAAATTACACACTCACTAGGAAACAGGACGGCCAGCTAATTATGAAAGCTAAGTTTTTCACGGGTGAAGAATGTAGCATTCAACATAGTTTGATGATTAGTAACTTGAAAAACAAGAATTACACAGACTCAGAGATGAGACAATCTGGAGAAAggtgtggaaactgaaagatctcTATAAAACACTGATTCAAAGAGATTTCAGATGAGGAATATGTTGAGAAGGAAAAATGACCTAAGACAAAGAGTATAAATATAGAAGACAGCCTGCTGCAGCAAAGTTTCAACCAAACATGATGATATGATGGGGGAATGGTACAAGAGACAGACCCATCAAAGCTATATGACTGATAAGATGAGAGTAGGGAAGAACATCAAGAAACTAGATGAAAAGCTAGACAACATAAAGcaaagaaagaagcagaaaataaGAGGTTTGTCAATGTACTATGATGAGAGGGGTAAAGTGTTTTAAATTGCAAAGCAGTGTGTCAGTATGTGAATCAATACATCATTCAGGAAAAGTATATCTAGAGTGACAATAGTACACTCTCCATTACCATGCTGAGAAGAAATTCTTGGAAATGCTGCTATGAAAAGTTGATGAATATAGAGAAAGTGTGGGAAACAGAAGCCTTCTCTATATAAAGCCAACAGAAGGATGAGTTAAGAAGATGACACCTGTAGAGTCAAAGTGATTGAAAAACATTAAAGGAGGGAAGGCAGGTGGCCTGTCAAGGATAGTCAATGAAGTGGTGAAAATCAAAGTAGGGATAGTGCTAGTCACTTGTGTAGTCAGTCATGTAGTACAAAGAGGTGATATgccctcattcactcactcattcatttgtcaaaatattcaGACTCAACACAAAATTATTCacagaaagaaattaatattaaatatactcACAAGAGGGGAAATCTTTCTTATTTCAAGAAGAAGCCGGAATTTGTTAGGGGTCTGTTTGTTATCAAGCACACCCTGGCCCAGACCTCGGCTATCATCTTGGTTGAGGCGACGGTCCAACATCACTTCCATCTCACCAGGCTTCAGATAGGCAGCTCCAAGTGACTGACCAGACAAGATGTTTAATCGTTTCTGAGAATTCTCCACAAACATAGCAGTTGGCATGGGATAGTAGTTGGCCTGCAAAGGCAACTTGCTGTATGTTTTACGCCGGTGCATCTGGAAACCATTTAGGTCAGTGTGGAAAGAGTTGTCCTCACTCTTAATATCACTACACACCCTCATGGCCATCTCAAAGTTCAGCTTGTCTCTAATGTCCACTATATTGTAGATGTCCAGTGACAAACTGTCTGCACCTGGTGAATTATATAACCTCACAACATGCTCTACATTTTCCACAAAGACACTCACTTCAGACACAACAGTGCCTTGAATGACATGAATGAATGGGTCGACAATTGTTACTTCTCGACCTTCACCATCTGGCAGGAATAGATAAGCACCACTCTTTTCAGAAGATTTTCGAGTGCCATATGTTACAAATTTGATGCTGACTGGGTGTGTAATACCCTCTGCTTTAAATGTGATGTTTTGTAACAGCCCTGTTGCCTGGCTGAAGCCAGCCTTCATGTAATAGTTCTCAAGACTGAACGGCTTTGATGGGGACTTCTTTATTGTGAACACTGAACTGGAATGTTCCATGTTCATGTTTGAGTTGTAAAATGTTATCTCCGATGGCACAGCTTTTTTTGTGGACAGTTTGTGTGTTTTCTCGATTGTGTATTGGCAAATGCCCAATGCTTGGATGGCCATCACAAATGACACCTTGTAGACGTCTGTGGAGACAGAATCCCGGTCAGTCCAGAACAAGTCAATCTGTGAAGGAATGATCTTTCCCCTAGGATCTCTGACAATAACAAATGGGGAGTCAACATAGACACTCACCACAGTATCTCGCTTATGCGCCAATGAGTTGTAAAATATAACAGACctagaaaattacaataaaatataattaaatcaataagagtgttgtagtttgcttgaagcattgtagaaGAAGGGAAAGTGCAAAGGCCGATCCTCAGAAGGAAACAGTGTAGGAAATGTTCAGTCACACCAGATATAACTGGACATTTCCCAGACTGTTTCCTTCTGAGGATGGACTTTTGTGCCTTAAATATCAAGGATTTTATAAAACTTTTGGCATTGTTAGAAgcttaattttttctttccttttccttcttccataattaaattattgtaatcataatatataaagaaagaaaaacaaagcaaaacatggTCTATCCCTGGGGTAGACAGAGCTGTGTAGTGAAAATATATCGTAACAATTATATTACTGAACTAATgagaattgtttctaatttaggtgataaggccagcaatttggggaaaAGGGTGTTTGTCAATTCCAATTAATCCAGTAAAATGACTAGTTTTTCACTTTATTGACTGAAAAGGAATGAAACATAAAGTTGACtaatgcagaatttgaactcaaaatgtaagaaGCCAGAACAAATAGAGCAAGAAAGTTTGTCCAGTGCTtataacagttctgccaatctactgctttaacaacaacaacggtttcaaattttggcacatggttagcaattttgggggaggggttaagttgattatatcaactacagcttattttaacttcaaaaggatgaaagacaaaggtgattttggaggcatttgaactcagaacataaagagagacaaaatgccacaaagcatttttcctggtgtgctaacaattctgccagttcaccaccttagatattgatttcaaattttggcacaaggtctgaaattttggggaaggggttaagtcaattacaccacttccagtgtttaactggtactaattttactggcccgaagggatgaaaggcaaagtcgactgtagtagaatttgaactcagaacgtaaagttggatgaaatgatgctaagcattttgcccagagtgctaacgattctgccagaagaaaaaatcctttctactctaggcacaagacctgaaatttgtggaggggagggtactagttgattacattgaccccagtgtttactggtacttaatttactgagaccaaaaggatgaaaagcaaaattgacctaggcggaatttgaacttaggatgtaaaggtggacgaaatgctactaagcattttgctcactgTGGTAAGGATTCTGCCAATAATTCTAACAAAGGCAACAGCAACAAGGAAGGAATCAGTCAATCCCACTTACATGCTACTTTGTACATGGAATTGATGCAAAGAAATCCATCAGAACCATGCCAGCAAAGGAAAAtggataatgattatgatgatgatagtaatggttCCTAAAATAGGCACATTCACACATTCTTGGGGAATAGGAGAGAGGGAACCAACAATATCCAACAATTTTGGTTACATAGACCTCTATATAACCAAATATAAAAGAGTGAACTACAGTGGGCTATGATGATGTAATGAAAgccataggaaaaaaaaatttaattctataTTACCACCTGAGTTAGGTAATCTTAAGTACTTatcttatatattgttattaatgtttaccagaaaaaaaatcagcgttcattgaataaaaactgaaaatattgttgttgagagagagagagagagagaatgagagagtgtgtgcatctgtagatagagagagacagtgagagaaagagagaggcagcaTTCATCAATAAAGGGAAAAGGGTTTTGTTGAGAGAGAAGGCAAGAGGCACTGTTTGACTCCCTCTCTCATTGTTATCACCATTTTGtctcttctcttttttactcttactTACATTGCTACTTCCTTATTGCATGATTTTGGACAAACTTACAAACAagcttattattataataattataataaattatttacacatgaaaacttttaaaaattaggTTTTGTATAGTTGCACCAGGATGAGTTCAGACCAGTCAGTATCAAAAGACTTATAAGCAGAAGCCAAACAAGCAAATGGTATAAGGAGTTATGTACCTTGCTTAAGGAGGCATTAAATGAGACAAATGTTGTTAGAGGAGTTCTCCTCCTAACATCCATTTGCACTTTCATGGAAAACACCAGTGAAGCTCAAAGATCAactttaaatttgtattttgtttcatttaagatatgtgaatattttcaatatattttatatagaaattaCAATTGTGTGTCAAGAAAGCTTCCCAACCACCTagttcctagttcagtcccactgcatggcacattggaaagtgtctttgtgagtggatttattagatggaaactgaaagaagcctgttgtatataaggTCCTGGGATGGTAGAAAGATAGGATATATCCTATGCAGCACTCAACCTGAATTTTAGGCTATCTACACTGTCAGATTTCAGACTAATATCAAAATtcttcaggtgtagaaaatctAGGCTTCACAAAGGTAAAACCGTTGTATGGATTTTGTGAAGAGTTAGAGTGGCATTTCTTCAGACCTACGACAAAAGTACGCACTTACATTGTGCATCTGCCAGGCTGTGTGTTTTGCTTACATCaggagaaaacaaaaaagtaaacagaataaagataaaaatgtaaactGACTGTGAAAAATGGACAGGACAAGAACATTGTTAATACCAAAGTAAGTAAAAATATGGTTAGGGGATGAATAAGTAGTAAAAGAGGAAGAGGACAAAAAAATGAGGTAGAAGTGGAAGAAgtgggaggagaaagaagagaagaaagcgaAAGTGAATAGttgaaaggaagaagaggagtgATGTGGATTGTGATGCCAGAATTACCAGAATCAAATTATAATGGAAAAGTGAAAAGTAATTTTGGTGTAGAATCATAAATATagagtgataaaataaagaaaataacaaataaaaaaaaggaaggctAATtgtaaaacaatatcaacaaagaCAGCAAGaataatgagaagaaaataatgatagcaatactactactactattattaatagtaataaagataattacgtttatttgctttgcaagatttttgatgtgaaatcgtgtgttgaaacagatattattgtatttaggaatggtcattttgccagtttagccaataaaaacacacgcactatatatttggtgttactttgcttcagcattgcaggagaaatatctagccaaagataagcccctgtacctggcttttgttgacatggagaaagccttcgacagggtcccccaatcccttatctggtggtcaatgagaaaactagggatagatgaatggttagtgagagctgtgcaagccatgtacagggacgctgctagtaaggtgagggttggcaatgagtacagtgaagaattccgggtagagataggggtccaccaaggttcagtcctcagctccctcctatttatcatagtcctccaggcaataacagaggaattcaagacaggatgcccctgggagctcctctacgctgataaccttgctctaattgctgagtcactatcagaactggaggagaagtttcaggtgtggaagcaaggattagaatcgaagggccttagagtcaacctagctaaaaccaaagtcctaataagtaggaacgtagacaaatcacaaacgccttcaggtagatggccctgctcgatctgtagaaaaggcgtaggtagaaactctataagatgcaccaagtgtaagctatggacacataaggggtgcagcaacgtcaagggaaggctaactaggaaaatagtttttgtatgtggcagatgctcaggagcaataaacactgaaaatgcgcagagaccaacttccgccaca contains these protein-coding regions:
- the LOC115231987 gene encoding alpha-mannosidase 2x-like is translated as MMEMKRLTTESITFLMMKEKSKYSYSKEKPMFNVDEKREKHFSIPERSVLKISDTPQSVIFYNSLAHKRDTVVSVYVDSPFVIVRDPRGKIIPSQIDLFWTDRDSVSTDVYKVSFVMAIQALGICQYTIEKTHKLSTKKAVPSEITFYNSNMNMEHSSSVFTIKKSPSKPFSLENYYMKAGFSQATGLLQNITFKAEGITHPVSIKFVTYGTRKSSEKSGAYLFLPDGEGREVTIVDPFIHVIQGTVVSEVSVFVENVEHVVRLYNSPGADSLSLDIYNIVDIRDKLNFEMAMRVCSDIKSEDNSFHTDLNGFQMHRRKTYSKLPLQANYYPMPTAMFVENSQKRLNILSGQSLGAAYLKPGEMEVMLDRRLNQDDSRGLGQGVLDNKQTPNKFRLLLEIRKISPLLEMKNQVKPLSLLAHLTSLHLIHPLYVSPRNPDSSNIDLQLLPSFSSTLDGSSSGLTCDVHLLNLRTLQNKDDDPSLKFVPQNSAALILHRFSFDCDFPNLGLSCTIGNGKVDLNSLFKDIKLKDIRSTSLSLLYESNSSLSQSHLFIKPNDISAFKITPY